A window of the Halobacterium hubeiense genome harbors these coding sequences:
- a CDS encoding thioesterase family protein — protein sequence MPDAFDMLADAGADVRGETTFTLDAADATVAFGAHDDQSGDAADEAVPVLGTPHLLAQFEVAVRDALRGRLPEGTHAVARGASVSHLAPVGVGESVDASATLVAVDRPDLSFACRAERADGASVATADLTLRVVDRDQFRDSVGNRE from the coding sequence ATGCCAGACGCCTTCGATATGCTCGCCGACGCCGGCGCCGACGTTCGCGGCGAGACCACGTTCACGCTCGACGCCGCCGACGCCACCGTCGCGTTCGGCGCACACGACGACCAGTCCGGCGACGCCGCCGATGAAGCAGTCCCCGTGCTCGGGACGCCGCACTTGCTCGCGCAGTTCGAGGTCGCCGTCCGCGACGCGCTCCGCGGCCGTCTCCCGGAGGGCACGCACGCCGTCGCGCGCGGCGCCTCAGTCTCGCACCTCGCGCCCGTCGGCGTCGGGGAGTCCGTCGACGCGTCCGCGACGCTCGTCGCCGTCGACCGCCCCGACCTCTCGTTCGCCTGTCGCGCGGAACGCGCCGACGGCGCGTCCGTGGCTACCGCGGACCTGACGCTGCGCGTCGTCGACCGCGACCAGTTCCGCGACAGCGTCGGCAACCGCGAGTAG
- a CDS encoding uracil-DNA glycosylase, producing MPEFPDADTRHVLEPDCERCPALVESRNCISWGQGPLDADLVVVGEAPGAGNPDAERWRGGNYTGMAYTTRHSGRRVRDLAADLGHADAYFTNAVKCHPPENRDPTPDEREACAVHLETELAELEPAAVLATGKHATASLLSLADRRLDGFVSTVGDCVREGCPLDWPGFDAALVPALHPSYEDVWLSRLDLSRDEYVAGLRGALAAARRQD from the coding sequence GTGCCCGAGTTCCCCGACGCCGACACCCGCCACGTCCTCGAACCGGACTGCGAGCGCTGTCCGGCGCTGGTCGAATCGCGGAACTGCATCTCGTGGGGACAGGGGCCGCTGGACGCCGACCTCGTGGTCGTCGGCGAGGCGCCCGGTGCCGGTAATCCGGACGCCGAGCGGTGGCGCGGCGGCAACTACACCGGGATGGCGTACACGACCCGCCACTCGGGTCGACGCGTCCGCGACCTCGCCGCCGACCTCGGCCACGCGGACGCGTACTTCACGAACGCCGTGAAGTGCCACCCGCCCGAGAACCGCGACCCCACGCCCGACGAACGCGAGGCGTGCGCCGTCCACCTCGAAACCGAACTCGCCGAACTCGAACCCGCGGCCGTGCTCGCCACGGGCAAGCACGCCACCGCGAGCCTGCTGTCGCTGGCCGACCGCAGGCTCGATGGCTTCGTCTCGACGGTCGGCGACTGCGTACGCGAGGGATGCCCGCTCGACTGGCCGGGCTTCGACGCCGCGCTCGTCCCCGCGCTCCACCCCTCCTACGAGGACGTCTGGCTCTCACGGCTTGACCTCTCCCGGGACGAGTACGTCGCCGGCCTCCGGGGCGCGCTCGCCGCGGCGCGCCGTCAGGACTAA
- a CDS encoding DUF7860 family protein: protein MGRYGNLDYPTLAKRSTLTSFVLFAVGALGLALTGSSLPGWEQALLFDAEVAGVLGILLCPLVFGIVLPLTE, encoded by the coding sequence ATGGGACGCTACGGTAACCTCGACTACCCGACGCTCGCGAAACGCTCCACGCTCACGAGCTTCGTGCTGTTCGCCGTCGGCGCGCTCGGCCTCGCGCTCACCGGCAGTTCGCTGCCCGGCTGGGAGCAGGCGCTGCTGTTCGACGCGGAAGTCGCGGGCGTGCTCGGCATCCTGCTGTGCCCGCTCGTGTTCGGCATCGTCCTCCCGCTCACGGAGTAG
- the ileS gene encoding isoleucine--tRNA ligase, with the protein MSRFADVPDQYDPEDVEDRVFDYWEAVDAYEQAKQHRADGEDFFFVDGPPYTSGAAHMGTTWNKTLKDAYIRYHRMQGYDVTDRPGYDMHGLPIETKVEEELGFESKKDIEEYGEQKFIEACKEFADRNLEGLQADFQSFGVWMDWENPYKTVDPSYMEAAWWAFDRVHERDLVERGKRSISQCPRCETAIANNEVEYDDVEDPSIYVTFDLDDREGSLVVWTTTPWTIPANEYVAVDEDGTYQQVRATKDGEEDVLYVAEECVEDVLTAGRYDDYEVVETFSGSHMLGWSYTPPLAEEVPANPVGADGTHEVYHGDWVEADRTGLVHSAPGHGEEDFARGEELGLPVFCPVGEDGVYTAEAGEYEGQFVRDANDDIIDDLSEKGALLAEETVTHSYGHCWRCDTGIIQIVTDQWFITITDVKDELLENMEDSEWHPQWARDNRFRDFVEDAPDWNVSRQRYWGIPVPIWTPEDWSGDMDDVLVVGTREELAELADQDVDPETVDLHKDTVDDLTITHEGTTYTRVPDVFDVWLDSSVASWGTLNYPEEEEAFEELWPADLIMEAHDQTRGWFWSQLGMGTAAMGEIPYDEVLMHGYANMPDGRGMSKSKGITIEPNEVIEEYGADPMRLFLLSVSPQGQDMRFSWDETENMQRDLNILWNVFRFPRPYMAMDDFDANVPEPFGGDGSGVSVNDVHLETVDQWLLSTLQRVKADATDHWEAFEQHKALDEILEFVTGDLSRYYVQVVRERMWEEGDSESKTAAYATLQRALLEVTAMLAPYAPLVTDELYQHLTDGDAYDTVHMCDWPEVEERYRQPALEDDVAALRDIEEAGSHARQQAGRKLRWPVTRIVVDADDDRVASAVRDHPSLLRDRLNARRIEVVDEGENWDELAFSARADMSVLGPAFGDDAGEVMQALNDAHVESADLDALAEQVSEELGRDIELTPEMVEFVEEAPEHVAGADFDGGTVYVDTELDEDVESEGYAREVIRRVQEMRKDLDLAMDAEIRLDVVVFDDRVARLVSEHEDLIEEETRARELGEVEDGYREEWDVEGTKMALEIEEL; encoded by the coding sequence ATGAGCCGATTCGCCGACGTACCCGACCAGTACGACCCCGAGGACGTCGAGGACCGGGTGTTCGACTACTGGGAGGCCGTCGACGCCTACGAGCAGGCCAAACAGCACCGGGCGGACGGCGAGGACTTCTTCTTCGTGGACGGCCCGCCGTACACGTCCGGCGCCGCCCACATGGGGACGACGTGGAACAAGACGCTGAAGGACGCCTACATCCGCTACCACCGGATGCAGGGCTACGACGTGACGGACCGCCCGGGCTACGACATGCACGGGCTCCCCATCGAGACGAAAGTCGAGGAGGAGCTGGGCTTCGAGTCGAAGAAGGACATCGAGGAGTACGGCGAGCAGAAGTTCATCGAGGCCTGCAAGGAGTTCGCCGACCGGAATCTGGAGGGCCTCCAAGCGGACTTCCAGAGCTTCGGCGTCTGGATGGACTGGGAGAACCCTTACAAGACCGTCGACCCGTCGTATATGGAAGCGGCGTGGTGGGCGTTCGACCGCGTGCACGAGCGGGACCTCGTCGAGCGCGGGAAGCGCTCCATCAGCCAGTGCCCACGCTGTGAGACCGCCATCGCGAACAACGAAGTGGAGTACGACGACGTCGAGGACCCCTCCATCTACGTCACCTTCGACCTCGACGACCGTGAGGGGTCGCTGGTCGTGTGGACGACGACGCCGTGGACGATTCCCGCCAACGAGTACGTCGCCGTCGACGAGGACGGCACCTACCAGCAGGTGCGCGCGACGAAGGACGGCGAAGAGGACGTGCTGTACGTCGCCGAGGAGTGCGTCGAGGACGTACTGACGGCGGGCCGCTACGACGACTACGAGGTCGTGGAGACGTTCTCCGGAAGCCACATGCTCGGCTGGTCGTACACGCCGCCGCTCGCCGAGGAAGTGCCCGCGAACCCCGTCGGCGCCGACGGCACCCACGAGGTCTACCACGGCGACTGGGTGGAGGCCGACCGCACGGGCCTCGTCCACTCCGCGCCCGGCCACGGTGAGGAGGACTTCGCGCGCGGCGAGGAGCTCGGCCTCCCGGTGTTCTGCCCGGTCGGCGAGGACGGCGTCTACACCGCGGAAGCCGGCGAGTACGAGGGGCAGTTCGTCCGGGACGCCAACGACGACATCATCGACGACCTCTCGGAGAAGGGCGCGCTGCTCGCCGAGGAGACGGTCACCCACTCCTACGGGCACTGCTGGCGCTGTGACACCGGCATCATCCAGATCGTCACCGACCAGTGGTTCATCACCATCACCGACGTCAAGGACGAGCTGCTGGAGAACATGGAGGACTCGGAGTGGCACCCGCAGTGGGCGCGAGACAACCGCTTCCGGGACTTCGTTGAGGACGCGCCGGACTGGAACGTCAGCCGGCAGCGCTACTGGGGCATCCCGGTGCCCATCTGGACGCCCGAGGACTGGAGCGGCGACATGGACGACGTGCTCGTCGTCGGCACCCGCGAGGAGCTCGCGGAACTGGCCGACCAGGACGTCGACCCCGAGACGGTGGACCTCCACAAGGACACCGTCGACGACCTCACCATCACGCACGAGGGGACGACGTACACGCGCGTCCCGGACGTCTTCGACGTCTGGCTGGACTCCTCGGTGGCGTCGTGGGGCACCCTGAACTACCCCGAGGAGGAGGAAGCCTTCGAGGAGCTGTGGCCCGCCGACCTCATCATGGAGGCCCACGACCAGACGCGGGGCTGGTTCTGGTCGCAACTCGGCATGGGCACCGCGGCGATGGGCGAGATTCCCTACGACGAGGTGCTGATGCACGGCTACGCGAACATGCCCGACGGCCGCGGGATGTCCAAGTCCAAGGGCATCACCATCGAGCCCAACGAGGTCATCGAGGAGTACGGCGCCGACCCGATGCGCCTATTCTTGCTGTCGGTGAGCCCGCAGGGCCAGGACATGCGGTTCTCGTGGGACGAGACCGAGAACATGCAGCGGGACCTCAACATCCTCTGGAACGTGTTCCGGTTCCCGCGGCCGTACATGGCGATGGACGACTTCGACGCGAACGTCCCCGAGCCGTTCGGCGGCGACGGCTCGGGCGTCTCCGTCAATGACGTCCACCTCGAAACCGTCGACCAGTGGCTGCTGTCGACGCTCCAGCGCGTGAAGGCCGACGCCACCGACCACTGGGAGGCCTTCGAGCAGCACAAGGCCCTCGACGAGATTCTGGAGTTCGTCACGGGCGACCTCTCCCGGTACTACGTGCAGGTCGTCCGCGAGCGCATGTGGGAGGAGGGCGACTCCGAGTCGAAGACCGCGGCGTACGCCACCCTCCAGCGGGCGCTGCTTGAAGTAACTGCGATGCTGGCGCCGTACGCGCCGCTCGTGACGGACGAACTCTACCAGCACCTCACGGACGGCGACGCCTACGACACCGTCCACATGTGCGACTGGCCCGAGGTCGAGGAGCGCTACCGCCAGCCCGCGCTCGAAGACGACGTGGCGGCGCTCCGTGACATCGAGGAAGCCGGCAGTCACGCCCGCCAGCAGGCCGGCCGGAAGCTCCGCTGGCCCGTGACGCGCATCGTCGTGGACGCCGACGACGACCGCGTCGCGAGCGCGGTCCGCGACCACCCGAGTCTGCTCCGCGACCGCCTGAACGCGCGCCGCATCGAGGTCGTCGACGAGGGCGAAAACTGGGACGAACTGGCGTTCAGCGCGCGCGCCGACATGAGCGTGCTCGGCCCCGCGTTCGGCGACGACGCCGGCGAGGTCATGCAGGCGCTCAACGACGCCCACGTCGAGTCCGCGGACCTCGATGCGCTCGCCGAGCAGGTCAGCGAAGAGCTCGGCCGCGACATCGAACTCACGCCGGAGATGGTGGAGTTCGTGGAGGAAGCGCCCGAGCACGTCGCCGGCGCGGACTTCGACGGCGGCACCGTCTACGTCGACACCGAACTCGACGAGGACGTCGAGAGCGAGGGGTACGCCCGCGAGGTCATCCGGCGCGTCCAGGAGATGCGCAAGGACCTCGACCTCGCGATGGACGCCGAGATTCGCCTAGACGTCGTGGTGTTCGACGACCGCGTCGCCCGGCTGGTCTCCGAGCACGAGGACCTCATCGAGGAGGAGACCCGCGCCCGCGAGCTCGGCGAAGTCGAGGACGGCTACCGCGAGGAGTGGGACGTCGAGGGCACGAAGATGGCGCTCGAAATCGAAGAGCTGTAG
- a CDS encoding ribose-phosphate diphosphokinase produces the protein MILSGSATQQLAAALAAELGDDLARVEYESFPDGERIVRVPPIDGRAVVVASTVSSDAHVELLQLQDAAREAGADEIVTVIPYMGYARQDEAFEPGEPVSARAMARAISTGTDRVLTVCPHEQSVLGFFDVPATGVDASGRLANPLPADLADPVFLAPDEGAVGLAQSVRDGYGVGDTDHFEKHRHSGSDVTVTPSDVDVSGRDVVVVDDIIATGSTMSEAVGELDDPARVYVTCVHPLLAGNARLKLANAGVEAVYGTDTIERAVSTVSAAPAVADALQSL, from the coding sequence ATGATACTCAGCGGGTCCGCGACCCAGCAGCTCGCCGCGGCGCTCGCGGCGGAGCTCGGCGACGACCTCGCGCGCGTCGAGTACGAGTCGTTCCCGGACGGCGAGCGCATCGTCCGCGTCCCACCCATCGACGGTCGCGCCGTCGTCGTCGCCTCCACGGTCTCCAGCGACGCCCACGTCGAACTCCTCCAACTGCAGGACGCCGCCCGCGAGGCCGGCGCCGACGAAATTGTTACTGTGATTCCCTACATGGGATACGCGCGCCAGGACGAGGCGTTCGAGCCCGGTGAACCCGTCTCGGCCCGCGCGATGGCGCGCGCCATCTCCACGGGCACCGACCGCGTGCTCACCGTCTGCCCGCACGAGCAGAGCGTTCTCGGCTTCTTCGATGTGCCCGCGACCGGCGTGGACGCTTCCGGTCGGCTCGCGAACCCGCTGCCCGCGGACCTCGCGGACCCGGTCTTCCTCGCGCCCGACGAGGGCGCCGTCGGCCTCGCTCAATCCGTCCGGGACGGCTACGGCGTCGGCGATACCGACCACTTCGAGAAACACCGTCACTCCGGTAGCGACGTCACCGTCACGCCCAGCGACGTCGACGTCTCGGGCCGCGACGTAGTGGTCGTCGACGACATCATCGCCACCGGCTCCACGATGAGCGAGGCCGTCGGCGAACTCGACGACCCTGCGCGCGTCTACGTCACCTGCGTCCACCCCCTGCTCGCGGGGAACGCCCGCCTGAAGCTCGCAAACGCCGGCGTCGAAGCCGTCTACGGCACCGACACCATCGAGCGCGCCGTCTCTACTGTCAGTGCTGCGCCCGCCGTCGCGGACGCGCTGCAGTCGCTGTAA
- a CDS encoding HVO_0234 family beta-propeller protein: MPTIREKRVYTDQSETVDAYVAADLGVAVARVSQDKIGEFSLAERCTARDVAATARGVAAATDEDVLLGDDDGFAETGFGPAVAVTGYDGDVLAAGKDGRLARYDGSWESVGTVADVRALDADLVAAADGVHRLTDDGLSAVGLDDAKDVAAAGVPLAATPDGLYRLGAGWMEAIEGAFEVATSDPVTADAGELGRAHAATADSLYEHAPGDDADAWRARELPVEDAVVDVAYATDAVVVLTADGALAADAGDGFRHRSLGLRAASALAVVAEGNA, translated from the coding sequence ATGCCGACCATCCGCGAGAAGCGCGTCTACACCGACCAGTCCGAGACCGTCGACGCGTACGTCGCCGCCGACCTCGGCGTCGCCGTCGCGCGCGTCTCCCAGGACAAAATCGGCGAGTTCAGCCTCGCCGAGCGCTGTACCGCCCGGGATGTCGCGGCGACCGCCCGCGGCGTCGCCGCAGCAACAGACGAGGACGTGCTCCTCGGGGACGACGACGGCTTCGCGGAGACCGGCTTCGGCCCCGCGGTCGCGGTCACGGGCTACGATGGCGACGTGCTCGCCGCCGGCAAGGACGGCCGGCTCGCGCGCTACGACGGCTCGTGGGAGTCCGTCGGGACCGTCGCGGACGTGCGCGCGCTCGATGCCGACCTCGTCGCCGCCGCGGACGGCGTCCACCGCCTCACGGACGACGGGCTCTCGGCGGTCGGACTGGACGACGCGAAGGACGTCGCGGCCGCCGGCGTCCCGCTGGCCGCGACGCCCGACGGGCTCTACCGGCTCGGCGCGGGCTGGATGGAGGCAATCGAGGGCGCCTTCGAGGTCGCCACCAGCGACCCCGTGACCGCCGACGCGGGCGAACTGGGGCGCGCGCACGCCGCGACCGCGGACTCGCTGTACGAGCACGCGCCCGGCGACGACGCCGACGCGTGGCGCGCCCGCGAGCTCCCAGTCGAGGACGCCGTGGTGGACGTCGCGTACGCGACCGACGCGGTTGTCGTGCTTACCGCCGACGGCGCGCTCGCTGCCGACGCCGGCGACGGGTTCCGGCACCGCAGCCTCGGGCTGCGCGCGGCGTCCGCGCTGGCGGTCGTCGCCGAGGGAAACGCGTAA
- the glmM gene encoding phosphoglucosamine mutase, with protein sequence MKVFGSSGTRGVANEELTPGFVQGVAKAAGSVWRADRVAVARDTRTTGGMLVNAATSGLQSVGVDVDRLGVVPTPGLQAYAEREAIPAVMVTASHNPAEYNGVKLVGADGVELPVDELERIERKFLTEQFDEVTWADVGADVDVESARREYVEQLLEAVDREAIADANLTVALDPGHGAGALTSPEFYRRLGCKVVTVNGQPDGHFPGRDPEPVAANLGDLGDLVRATDADVGIAHDGDADRAIFFDERGDYVEGDATLAALAEAELGEGDTTVSAVNVSQRLVDVAERTGADLELTPIGSTQIMTRIRQLESEGETVPVAGEGNGGVIFPGYRMTRDGAYTGARFLELLAERTASEVVAPYSDYHNVRINVGYDDDAEREALLGAAEEQALDADAERTTIDGYRLDYGDAWVLARPSGTEPVVRIYAEATSEERARSLADEFAAALRAAKAGV encoded by the coding sequence ATGAAAGTGTTCGGGTCCAGCGGCACCCGGGGCGTCGCAAACGAGGAGCTCACCCCCGGGTTCGTGCAGGGGGTGGCGAAGGCCGCCGGGTCGGTGTGGCGGGCCGACCGCGTGGCGGTCGCGCGGGACACGCGGACGACCGGGGGAATGCTCGTGAACGCCGCGACCAGCGGCCTCCAGAGCGTCGGCGTGGACGTCGACCGGCTCGGCGTGGTTCCGACCCCGGGCCTGCAGGCGTACGCCGAACGCGAGGCGATTCCGGCAGTGATGGTGACCGCGAGCCACAACCCCGCCGAGTACAACGGCGTCAAGCTCGTCGGCGCGGACGGCGTCGAGCTCCCCGTGGACGAGCTCGAGCGCATCGAGCGGAAGTTCCTCACCGAGCAGTTCGACGAGGTGACGTGGGCGGACGTCGGCGCCGACGTCGACGTTGAGTCCGCGCGCCGCGAGTACGTCGAACAGCTGCTGGAGGCGGTGGACCGGGAGGCCATCGCGGACGCGAACCTCACGGTCGCGCTCGACCCCGGCCACGGCGCGGGCGCGCTCACCAGCCCCGAGTTCTACCGCCGGCTCGGCTGCAAGGTCGTCACCGTGAACGGCCAGCCCGACGGCCACTTCCCCGGCCGCGACCCCGAGCCGGTCGCCGCAAACCTCGGCGACCTCGGCGACCTCGTGCGCGCGACCGACGCGGACGTCGGCATCGCCCACGACGGCGACGCCGACCGCGCCATCTTCTTCGACGAGCGCGGCGACTACGTCGAGGGGGACGCGACGCTGGCGGCGCTCGCGGAAGCCGAACTCGGCGAGGGCGACACGACGGTGTCGGCGGTGAACGTCAGCCAGCGCCTCGTGGACGTCGCCGAGCGCACGGGCGCGGACCTCGAACTCACGCCCATCGGGAGCACCCAGATTATGACCCGCATCCGCCAGCTCGAGTCCGAGGGGGAGACCGTGCCGGTCGCCGGCGAGGGCAACGGCGGGGTCATCTTCCCGGGCTACCGGATGACCCGCGACGGCGCGTACACGGGCGCGCGCTTCCTCGAACTGCTCGCCGAGCGAACCGCAAGCGAGGTCGTCGCACCGTACAGCGACTACCACAACGTCCGCATCAACGTCGGCTACGACGACGACGCCGAGCGCGAGGCGCTGCTCGGTGCGGCCGAAGAACAGGCGCTGGACGCCGACGCCGAACGCACTACCATCGACGGCTACCGGCTCGACTACGGCGACGCGTGGGTGCTCGCCCGGCCCTCGGGGACGGAGCCGGTCGTCCGCATCTACGCGGAGGCCACCAGCGAGGAGCGCGCGCGCTCGCTCGCCGACGAGTTCGCGGCCGCGCTCCGCGCCGCGAAAGCCGGCGTCTAG
- a CDS encoding DUF7118 family protein, with amino-acid sequence MSDAQAARTTDPSGLVADLEAARDARDDARAAVADVGKERLRDLRDALDGLERLFDQYEADATGTGDFKSYIDFQDDLVAYVEDLDDDLPEREAFESLLDLFKKKRLSESDFAEARDRLADARDLVGRLDDLEAARDDYVKTRQRLEARADEYAEEVEQLERLQRLGNADLDAPVETLREPIETYDERVREAFASFRESAPARDVLGFVATTQSYPLVGFEPVPEDLAAFVTDREAGTEPLPQLLEYAEYSPSKLDHYVAEPRALKRAVGGNRTYLDRLDADPLTVGWPPAPAEELKHRLEELVSVVARFADDDVLAALHAVRRRVRDDDYQRLRTAAVAEHELTEAEKQRIESGVANDLEAAREAERELRDALDRL; translated from the coding sequence ATGTCCGACGCGCAGGCCGCCCGCACGACCGACCCGTCCGGCCTCGTCGCCGACCTCGAAGCCGCGCGGGACGCTCGCGACGACGCCCGCGCTGCGGTCGCGGACGTCGGGAAGGAACGGCTCCGCGACCTCCGGGACGCCCTCGACGGCCTCGAACGGCTGTTCGACCAGTACGAGGCCGACGCCACCGGAACAGGGGACTTCAAGTCCTACATCGACTTCCAGGACGACCTCGTGGCGTACGTCGAGGACCTCGACGACGACCTCCCGGAGCGGGAAGCCTTCGAGTCGTTGCTGGACCTCTTCAAGAAGAAGCGCCTCTCGGAGAGCGACTTCGCGGAGGCCCGCGACCGGCTCGCGGACGCCCGCGACCTCGTCGGCCGGCTGGACGACCTCGAGGCCGCGCGCGACGACTATGTGAAGACCCGCCAGCGTCTCGAAGCGCGCGCCGACGAGTACGCAGAGGAAGTCGAACAGCTAGAACGCCTCCAGCGGCTCGGGAACGCCGACCTCGACGCGCCTGTGGAGACGCTCCGGGAGCCAATCGAGACGTACGACGAGCGGGTGCGCGAGGCCTTCGCGTCGTTCCGCGAATCCGCGCCCGCTCGCGACGTGCTGGGGTTCGTGGCGACGACGCAGTCGTACCCGCTGGTGGGCTTCGAGCCCGTGCCCGAGGATCTCGCGGCGTTCGTCACGGACCGCGAGGCCGGCACCGAACCGCTCCCGCAGCTGCTGGAGTACGCGGAGTATTCGCCGTCGAAGCTCGACCACTACGTCGCCGAACCCCGCGCCCTGAAGCGCGCGGTCGGCGGCAACCGCACGTACCTCGACCGACTGGACGCCGACCCGCTCACCGTCGGGTGGCCGCCCGCGCCCGCCGAGGAACTAAAGCACCGCCTAGAGGAACTCGTCTCGGTCGTCGCGCGGTTCGCCGACGACGACGTGCTCGCGGCGCTACACGCAGTCCGGCGCCGAGTCCGAGACGACGACTACCAGCGGCTGCGGACGGCCGCCGTCGCGGAACACGAACTCACCGAGGCGGAGAAACAGCGCATCGAGTCCGGGGTCGCCAACGACCTCGAAGCGGCCCGCGAGGCCGAGCGGGAGCTCCGGGACGCCCTCGACCGACTCTAG
- the glyS gene encoding glycine--tRNA ligase, with product MSELDELARRRGFFFQANEAYGGVSGFYTYGPEGAALKRNVEETWRDRFVTREGNMEIDAPTVTPEPVFVASGHLDGFDDMLVECAECGESHRADHVVEDNTDIEDAETYPTEQVEDIIAEHDLACPTCGAPLSGQSVDEFNLMFDTTIGPGDGQPGYLRPETAQGMFTEFPRLKEYARNQLPFGAAQIGTGYRNEISPRNALVRTREFTMAELEFFVDPEGEGPDLSRVADVELPLYSADAQESDGEEYQHLTPQEALEEGVVGDEWVAYFLARSKAWFERVGVDMERFRFRQHLPGELAHYASDCWDAEGEVGGDWIELEGVASRTDYDLSKHSEHADDNFTIFKQYDEPKTVERATVDPDMAYLGPEFGGDAAAVADALEALAERDRSAFDGEEVTVEVDGDEVTVPTEKTGFAVEEQTESGRHIIPHVVEPAFGVGRAVYTVLAHNYDEDEVEGETRDVLRLPAEVAPTTVGVFPLMDKDGLGERARDLAADLREAGLSVTYDDSGNIGRRYRRQDEVGTPYCVTVDYDSLEDDTVTLRDRDTTDQVRVAIDDLADVVAGLADGNREFADL from the coding sequence ATGAGTGAGCTCGACGAGCTCGCGCGGCGGCGCGGGTTCTTCTTCCAGGCGAACGAGGCGTACGGTGGCGTCTCCGGGTTCTACACGTACGGCCCGGAGGGCGCGGCGCTGAAGCGGAACGTCGAGGAGACGTGGCGGGACCGCTTCGTCACGCGCGAGGGGAACATGGAGATCGACGCGCCGACGGTCACGCCCGAGCCGGTGTTCGTGGCGTCCGGCCACCTCGACGGGTTCGACGACATGCTCGTGGAGTGCGCGGAGTGCGGGGAGAGCCACCGCGCGGACCACGTCGTCGAGGACAACACGGACATCGAGGATGCCGAGACCTACCCCACGGAGCAGGTCGAGGACATCATCGCCGAGCACGACCTGGCGTGTCCGACGTGTGGCGCGCCGCTTTCGGGGCAATCCGTCGACGAGTTCAACCTGATGTTCGACACGACCATCGGGCCGGGCGACGGCCAGCCGGGCTACCTGCGCCCGGAGACCGCGCAGGGGATGTTCACGGAGTTCCCCCGGCTCAAGGAGTACGCGCGCAACCAGCTGCCGTTTGGCGCCGCGCAAATCGGGACGGGCTACCGGAACGAGATCAGCCCGCGGAACGCGCTCGTGCGCACCCGGGAGTTCACGATGGCCGAGCTGGAGTTCTTCGTCGACCCCGAGGGCGAGGGCCCCGACCTCTCCCGGGTCGCGGACGTCGAACTGCCGCTGTACTCGGCCGACGCCCAGGAGTCCGACGGCGAGGAGTACCAACACCTGACGCCCCAGGAGGCCTTAGAGGAGGGCGTCGTGGGCGACGAGTGGGTGGCGTACTTCCTCGCGCGCTCGAAGGCGTGGTTCGAGCGCGTCGGCGTGGACATGGAGCGGTTCCGGTTCCGCCAGCACCTCCCCGGCGAGCTCGCGCACTACGCTTCCGATTGCTGGGACGCGGAGGGCGAGGTCGGCGGCGACTGGATTGAACTGGAGGGCGTCGCCTCCCGCACGGACTACGACCTCTCGAAGCACAGCGAGCACGCCGACGACAACTTCACGATTTTCAAGCAGTACGACGAGCCCAAGACCGTCGAGCGCGCGACCGTGGACCCCGACATGGCCTACCTCGGGCCGGAGTTCGGCGGCGACGCGGCGGCGGTCGCGGACGCCCTCGAAGCGCTCGCGGAGCGCGACCGCTCGGCGTTCGACGGCGAGGAAGTCACCGTCGAGGTGGACGGCGACGAGGTCACGGTCCCCACCGAGAAGACCGGCTTCGCCGTCGAGGAGCAGACCGAATCCGGTCGCCACATTATCCCGCACGTCGTCGAGCCGGCGTTCGGCGTCGGCCGTGCGGTGTACACGGTACTGGCGCACAACTACGACGAGGACGAAGTGGAGGGCGAGACGCGCGACGTGCTGCGGCTGCCCGCGGAAGTGGCGCCGACGACGGTGGGCGTGTTCCCGCTGATGGACAAGGACGGCCTCGGCGAGCGCGCCCGCGACCTCGCGGCGGACCTCCGCGAGGCCGGGCTGTCGGTGACGTACGACGACTCCGGGAACATCGGCCGGCGGTACCGCCGGCAGGACGAGGTCGGGACGCCGTACTGCGTGACCGTCGACTACGACTCGCTGGAGGACGACACGGTGACGCTGCGGGACCGCGACACCACCGACCAGGTGCGAGTGGCCATCGACGACCTGGCGGACGTGGTGGCGGGGCTCGCCGACGGCAACCGCGAGTTCGCGGACCTGTAA